The Seriola aureovittata isolate HTS-2021-v1 ecotype China chromosome 3, ASM2101889v1, whole genome shotgun sequence genome includes a region encoding these proteins:
- the LOC130167112 gene encoding zinc finger protein with KRAB and SCAN domains 3-like, whose protein sequence is MKPRLTGTTKRTSVTKPAGDEASRCLQEELVAAIHGAFEVAVEIAIREVKKLVGQTAGDIYEEMRRENESLKERLQRAEAMLDSVRVKESGGSPPPASKQLFSTAKHADQLLHPTCNQISPEPEVGNMRSCRRLRGDAPPAGSAQQPAHPQDKHVSRHDEQRSGDGGKTQTVSDAASHPEEGRINGCIKEVTKEISRVCVVKLENINQPCQDSTAQGHQSAPLPNTESTLEQVTVKQEMPEDEERDASAWCLDSIKVEDYSLDCMSAVQSKMLEEWETEVLDTRSQDSNTQLSSTSLVQAHPPNMTTDLPPPTDLPPPTDLPSLSSEFPIFQLAEPAPIPEAPPQISGVHMRGSRNLGHTITNVYTCKSCSQTFHQPSLLRRHYSQCPQKLQQRCQQPVVGGKRTRLQLYPPGCSPFRCTVCNREFNRMENLKTHLRIHTGERPYTCSVCSKCFRHSGALTRHIRIHTGEKPYICGQCGKSFRNCGGLKFHQRSHKEQLQ, encoded by the exons ATGAAGCCGCGGCTGACTGGGACGACGAAACGCACGTCTGTGACTAAACCAGCCGGGGATGAGGCTTCGCGGTGTCTGCAAGAGGAGCTTGTTGCAGCGATACATGGAGCATTTGAAGTGGCTGTGGAGATCGCAATACGAGAGGTGAAAAAACTGGTGGGTCAGACAGCAGGAGACATCTACGAAGAGATGCGACGAGAGAACGAATCCCTGAAAGAGAGACTGCAGAGAGCTGAAGCTATGTTGGACTCTGTGCGGGTGAAGGAAAGCGGGGGAAGCCCTCCTCCTGCTTCAAAGCAGCTCTTCAGTACCGCAAAGCATGCAGATCAGCTGCTTCATCCTACTTGCAATCAAATAAGCCCCGAACCCGAAGTGGGCAACATGCGTAGTTGCCGAAGGCTCAGAGGTGACGCACCTCCTGCTGGCAGTGCACAGCAGCCTGCTCACCCCCAAGATAAACACGTGAGCAGACATGACGAGCAGAGATCAGGCGATGGTGGTAAGACACAGACTGTCAGTGATGCTGCTTCACATCCAGAGGAAGGACGAATTAATGGATGCATTAAAG AAGTCACCAAAGAGATTTCCCGTGTATGTGTGGTGAAGCTAGAAAACATTAACCAGCCATGTCAGGACTCAACAGCTCAAGGCCACCAGTCAGCACCACTTCCCAACACTGAGTCCACTTTGGAGCAGGTTACAGTGAAGCAGGAGATGCCagaagatgaggagagagatgcCTCAGCTTGGTGTTTAGACTCGATCAAAGTAGAGGATTATAGCCTGGACTGTATGTCGGCGGTCCAGTCCAAAATGTTGGAGGAGTGGGAAACAGAAGTTCTGGATACTCGGAGCCAAGACTCAAACACCCAGCTGTCCAGCACCAGCCTGGTTCAGG CTCATCCTCCAAACATGACTACAGACCTTCCACCACCCACAGACCTTCCACCACCCACAGATCTTCCATCTCTGTCTTCAGAGTTCCCCATCTTCCAGCTGGCAGAACCGGCTCCCATCCCAGAAGCCCCTCCACAGATTTCTGGAGTTCATATGCGGGGCAGCCGCAACCTCGGCCACACCATCACCAATGTCTACACCTGCAAGTCCTGCAGTCAGACCTTCCACCAGCCCAGCTTACTGCGACGGCACTACAGCCAGTGTCCGCAGAAGCTCCAGCAGCGTTGTCAGCAGCCTGTAGTGGGAGGGAAGAGGACCAGACTGCAGCTATACCCACCCGGCTGCAGCCCCTTCCGTTGCACGGTGTGCAACCGAGAGTTCAACCGCATGGAGAACCTCAAGACCCACCTTCGCatacacacaggagagagaccGTACACCTGCTCGGTGTGCTCCAAATGTTTCCGTCACTCTGGTGCTTTAACCAGGCACATCCGAATCCACACTGGAGAGAAACCTTACATCTGTGGACAGTGTGGGAAGTCGTTCAGAAATTGTGGGGGGCTTAAATTCCACCAGCGTTCACACAAAGAGCAGCTACAGTAA
- the zfyve27 gene encoding protrudin isoform X2 translates to MTMHSAGASQDPSQGTGELVHTLSKETPGSPDASELGSPRCIPNFDLLNMVVSYKRMALFLEPVADSVELSRFLLEWKMPLCSLVVCIFLNVFLCTVNEVGWFSVGVVAVSAPAALGYLQDRCGGRASEAELQKRRYHAVHRRDLQTVHLTKQEAMLEVKDLLKHLDDMLSSACQSAEAFYKVLYWDNHTKSTRFYGGMLIVVCLLYVAPVGWVLAGLNSAIFLWNRDFCRVLFDLRKLFHLGHTKATEGLSEEQQQSNLLDRTPTPTSLEDLSPGSVEEAEEAEPDDEFKDAIEEHSVSLQEDDDGPLGAPEYDTISENGLLSRNEPIRSKVSKLTEKLRKRYPTTSTGNCSSCNAVFSVLKKRRNCSNCGNSFCSRCCSFKVLRSCMGATAPEAQRETVFVCAACNSLLIKLQ, encoded by the exons ATGACAATGCACAGTGCCGGAGCGTCCCAGGACCCGTCACAGGGTACAGGGGAGCTGGTACACACACTGTCCAAAGAGACCCCCGGGTCTCCAGATGCTTCTGAGTTGGGGAGCCCACGGTGTATACCAAACTTTGACCTCCTCAACATGGTCGTGTCCTATAAGAGAATGGCTCTGTTTCTAGAACCAGTTGCAGATTCAGTGGAGCTGAGCCGCTTCCTGCTCGA ATGGAAGATGCCCCTGTGCTCACTGGTTGTCTGTATATTCCTTAATGTCTTCCTCTGCACTGTTAATGAAG TGGGTTGGTTCTCAGTGGGTGTGGTGGCAGTGTCTGCGCCTGCTGCCTTGGGTTACCTGCAGGACAGGTGTGGGGGCAGAGCCTCAGAAGCTGAGCTCCAGAAGAGGCGCTATCATGCTGTGCACCgcagagacctgcagacagTACATCTCACCAAACAGGAGGCCATGCTGGAAGTAAAAGACCT GTTGAAACACCTGGATGACATGCTGTCCTCTGCCTGTCAGTCAGCAGAAGCTTTTTACAAGGTCCTGTACTGGGATAATCACACCAAGTCAACAAG GTTCTATGGAGGGATGTTAATAGTGGTGTGTCTGCTCTATGTCGCTCCTGTGGGCTGGGTGCTCGCTGGGCTCAACAGCGCCATCTTCCTGTGGAACAGAGACTTCTGCAGAG TTTTGTTCGACCTTAGGAAGCTCTTCCACTTGGGCCACACCAAGGCCACAGAAGGGCTGAGTGAGGAACAGCAACAAAGCAACTTGCTGGACCGGACCCCCACACCAACTAGTCTGGAG GACCTGTCTCCTGGAAGTGTGGAGGAGGCTGAGGAAGCAGAACCTGATGATGAATTTAAGGATGCCATTGAG GAACATTCAGTTTCGCTGCAG gAGGATGACGATGGGCCTCTTGGAGCCCCGGAGTACGATACCATCTCTGAAAATGGTCTCTTGAGCCGCAACGAACCAATACGCAGCAAGGTGTCCAAACTGACGGAGAAACTGCGCAAACGCTACCCCACCACCAGCACAG GCAACTGTTCTAGCTGCAATGCTGTCTTCTCAGTGCTGAAGAAAAGG AGGAACTGCAGTAACTGTGGCAACAGCTTCTGTTCTCGATGCTGTTCCTTTAAGGTGCTGAGATCTTGCATGGGGGCAACAG ctccagAGGCCCAGAGAGAGAccgtgtttgtttgtgctgcctGTAATTCTCTTCTCATCAAGTTACAGTGA
- the golga7ba gene encoding golgin A7 family, member Ba, translating into MQGLVPTATDGNMATEFHNLQELRHSASLANKVFIQRDYSEGTTCKFQTKFPSELESRIERTLFEDTVKTLNNYYAEAEKIGGQSYLEGCLACATAYLIFLCMETRYEKVLKKIAKYIQEQNEKIYAPRGLLITDPIERGMRVIEISIYEDRGSSGSSSGSSSVSGSTAR; encoded by the exons ATGCAGGGACTCGTCCCTACGGCCACGGATGGCAACATGGCGACAGAG TTCCACAACCTGCAGGAGTTGAGGCACAGTGCATCTCTGGCCAACAAAGTCTTCATCCAGAGAGACTACAGTGAAGGAACCACCTGCAAGTTTCAGACCAAGTTCCCCTCTGAGCTGGAGAGCAGG ATTGAGCGGACACTGTTTGAAGACACTGTGAAGACTCTGAATAACTACTATGCAGAGGCAGAAAAGATTGGAGGACAGTCCTACCTGGAGGGCTGTCTGGCCTGCGCTACAGCATatctcatcttcctctgcatGGAGACACGTTACGAGAAG GTGTTGAAGAAGATAGCCAAGTACATTCAGGAGCAGAATGAGAAGATCTATGCTCCCAGGGGTCTGCTCATCACAGACCCCATAGAGAGGGGAATGCGGGTC ATAGAGATTTCCATCTATGAAGACCGGGGCTCCAGTGGCTCCAGCTCAGGGAGCAGCTCTGTGTCCGGCAGCACTGCTCGATGA
- the zfyve27 gene encoding protrudin isoform X4, with the protein MTMHSAGASQDPSQGTGELVHTLSKETPGSPDASELGSPRCIPNFDLLNMVVSYKRMALFLEPVADSVELSRFLLEWKMPLCSLVVCIFLNVFLCTVNEVGWFSVGVVAVSAPAALGYLQDRCGGRASEAELQKRRYHAVHRRDLQTVHLTKQEAMLEVKDLLKHLDDMLSSACQSAEAFYKVLYWDNHTKSTRFYGGMLIVVCLLYVAPVGWVLAGLNSAIFLWNRDFCRVLFDLRKLFHLGHTKATEGLSEEQQQSNLLDRTPTPTSLEDLSPGSVEEAEEAEPDDEFKDAIEEDDDGPLGAPEYDTISENGLLSRNEPIRSKVSKLTEKLRKRYPTTSTGNCSSCNAVFSVLKKRRNCSNCGNSFCSRCCSFKVLRSCMGATAPEAQRETVFVCAACNSLLIKLQ; encoded by the exons ATGACAATGCACAGTGCCGGAGCGTCCCAGGACCCGTCACAGGGTACAGGGGAGCTGGTACACACACTGTCCAAAGAGACCCCCGGGTCTCCAGATGCTTCTGAGTTGGGGAGCCCACGGTGTATACCAAACTTTGACCTCCTCAACATGGTCGTGTCCTATAAGAGAATGGCTCTGTTTCTAGAACCAGTTGCAGATTCAGTGGAGCTGAGCCGCTTCCTGCTCGA ATGGAAGATGCCCCTGTGCTCACTGGTTGTCTGTATATTCCTTAATGTCTTCCTCTGCACTGTTAATGAAG TGGGTTGGTTCTCAGTGGGTGTGGTGGCAGTGTCTGCGCCTGCTGCCTTGGGTTACCTGCAGGACAGGTGTGGGGGCAGAGCCTCAGAAGCTGAGCTCCAGAAGAGGCGCTATCATGCTGTGCACCgcagagacctgcagacagTACATCTCACCAAACAGGAGGCCATGCTGGAAGTAAAAGACCT GTTGAAACACCTGGATGACATGCTGTCCTCTGCCTGTCAGTCAGCAGAAGCTTTTTACAAGGTCCTGTACTGGGATAATCACACCAAGTCAACAAG GTTCTATGGAGGGATGTTAATAGTGGTGTGTCTGCTCTATGTCGCTCCTGTGGGCTGGGTGCTCGCTGGGCTCAACAGCGCCATCTTCCTGTGGAACAGAGACTTCTGCAGAG TTTTGTTCGACCTTAGGAAGCTCTTCCACTTGGGCCACACCAAGGCCACAGAAGGGCTGAGTGAGGAACAGCAACAAAGCAACTTGCTGGACCGGACCCCCACACCAACTAGTCTGGAG GACCTGTCTCCTGGAAGTGTGGAGGAGGCTGAGGAAGCAGAACCTGATGATGAATTTAAGGATGCCATTGAG gAGGATGACGATGGGCCTCTTGGAGCCCCGGAGTACGATACCATCTCTGAAAATGGTCTCTTGAGCCGCAACGAACCAATACGCAGCAAGGTGTCCAAACTGACGGAGAAACTGCGCAAACGCTACCCCACCACCAGCACAG GCAACTGTTCTAGCTGCAATGCTGTCTTCTCAGTGCTGAAGAAAAGG AGGAACTGCAGTAACTGTGGCAACAGCTTCTGTTCTCGATGCTGTTCCTTTAAGGTGCTGAGATCTTGCATGGGGGCAACAG ctccagAGGCCCAGAGAGAGAccgtgtttgtttgtgctgcctGTAATTCTCTTCTCATCAAGTTACAGTGA
- the avpi1 gene encoding uncharacterized protein avpi1, protein MADTPASTFTEDGLPVQWKVSNRRSRKTGCSNIFSGVNLHQLHRLFRTAGDRDAEHRAKLVWRGMDADIDGAEEKGEEEGEERQVEAGLAQAMVGLRVRTRNKAGIRVEGHRDHKWLRASGYLRIEEPLSNYTVEDEEADPVSSPGEFLLPTEEDVPENQNPFKPSSWRLGVARQDSARDSERYLHRILH, encoded by the exons ATGGCAGACACCCCAGCATCCACCTTCACTGAGGATGGTTTGCCTGTGCAATGGAAAGTTTCCAATCGACGCAGCAGGAAGACTGGATGCTCCAATATCTTTTCTGGGGTCAACCTGCACCAACTGCACAGGCTGTTCAgaacagcaggagacagagacgCTGAACATCGGGCGAAGCTGGTGTGGCGAGGAATGGATGCAGATATTGACggagcagaggagaagggggaggaggaaggggaggagagacaggTTGAGGCAGGGCTCGCCCAGGCCATGGTGGGGCTCAGAGTCAGAACGAGGAATAAAGCAGGGATCAGAGTGGAAGGACACAGAGACCACAAGTGGCTCAGAGCATCAGGATATCTCAG GATTGAGGAGCCTTTGTCCAACTACACTGTTGAGGATGAGGAGGCTGACCCAGTGTCAAGTCCAGGAGAATTCCTGTTGCCCACTGAAGAGGACGTCCCAGAGAACCAAAATCCATTCAAACCCTCCTCATGGAGGTTGGGTGTGGCAAGGCAGGACAGTGCTAGGGACTCTGAACGCTACCTTCACCGCATCCTCCACTGA
- the crtac1a gene encoding cartilage acidic protein 1a, which translates to MWGSRLLLLLLVGLWRQSHAQTSQPMFQVVTQTMLPPDSLHNPTQLNYGMAVTDVDGDGDLEVVVAGYNGPNLVLKYDRTLNRLVNIAIDDSNSPYYALRDRAGNAIGVTACDVDGDGREEIYFLNTNNAYSGRATYSDKLFKFRNGRFEDLLSDELNVRRGVANRMAGRSVACIDRKGTGRYSIYVANYASGNTGPHALLEMDEAASDVSRGIIALSDVAAAAGVNKLTGGRGVVVGPILNEARSDIFCDNENGPNFLFKNNGDGAFVDMARQAGVEDRSQHGRGVALADFNGDGKTDIVYGNWNGPHRLYLQGSDSKFRDIATRGFATPSPVRTVIAADFDNDKELEVFFNNIAYRGNAPNKLFKVSNRAGADPLIHELNVGDAAEPQGRGTGGTVTDVDGDGQLDLLLAHGESAQQPISVFKVTQGSSNKWLRVIPRTQFGSFARGAKVTAFTNQGVRYTRIIDGGSGYLCEMEPVAHFGLGSDEVKLLEVSWPDGKSITRTIQQGEMNSVVEVAYPSEGEMSASAMQ; encoded by the exons ATGTGGGGCTCAcgtctgctgctcctcctgttgGTCGGACTCTGGCGTCAGTCTCATGCCCAGACCTCTCAGCCCATGTTCCAGGTTGTCACACAGACTATGCTTCCTCCTGACAGTCTGCACAATCCCACACAGCTCAACTATGGGATGGCTGTAACAGACGTGGATGGTGACGGCGATCTGGAAGTGGTGGTGGCAGG GTACAATGGGCCCAACTTGGTGCTGAAGTACGATCGCACTCTAAACAGGCTGGTAAACATTGCTATTGATGATAGTAACTCTCCATACTACGCCCTGAGGGACAGAGCGGGTAACGCTATTGGAGTTACAGCATGTGATGTGGATGGAGACGGACGTGAGGAGATCTACTTCCTCAACACGAACAATGCCTACTCTG gaCGAGCAACATATTCAGACAAGCTCTTCAAGTTTCGTAATGGCCGCTTCGAGGATCTTCTGAGTGACGAGCTCAATGTGCGTCGTGGCGTTGCTAATCGCATGGCAGGACGTTCTGTGGCATGTATTGACAGAAAG GGAACAGGCCGTTACTCAATCTACGTGGCCAACTACGCCAGCGGCAACACCGGCCCTCACGCTCTCTTAGAGATGGACGAAGCTGCCAGTGATGTCAGCAGGGGCATCATCGCCCTGTCTGACGTGGCGGCTGCGGCTGGGGTCAACAAGCTCACGG GTGGTCGCGGTGTGGTGGTTGGACCGATCCTGAACGAGGCCAGGTCTGACATTTTCTGTGACAACGAGAACGGACCCAACTTCTTGTTTAAGAATAATGGAGATGGGGCTTTTGTTGACATGGCCAGACAGGCAG GTGTGGAGGACCGATCCCAGCATGGCAGAGGAGTGGCACTAGCTGACTTCAATGGCGATGGGAAGACAGACATCGTCTATGGCAACTGGAACGGCCCACATAGACTTTACCTGCAGGGCAGCGACTCTAAATTTCGG GACATAGCTACTAGAGGATTTGCCACCCCTTCCCCTGTTCGCACAGTCATCGCAGCTGACTTTGATAATGACAAGGAACTGGAGGTGTTTTTCAACAATATTGCCTACAGAGGCAACGCCCCTAACAAGCTGTTCAA GGTGTCAAATAGAGCTGGGGCGGACCCACTGATCCACGAGCTTAATGTGGGAGATGCTGCAGAGCCACAGGGAAGAGGAACAG GTGGCACCGTGACAGACGTGGATGGGGACGGACAGCTGGACCTGCTGCTGGCACATGGAGAGAGCGCCCAGCAACCAATCTCTGTCTTCAAAgtcacacag GGCTCGTCCAATAAATGGCTGCGGGTCATCCCTCGCACCCAGTTTGGCTCTTTTGCCCGGGGCGCCAAGGTAACAGCCTTCACCAATCAGGGTGTACGTTACACTCGCATCATTGACGGAGGCTCTGGGTACCTGTGTGAGATGGAACCTGTCGCCCACTTTGGTTTAG gaagtgatgaggtgAAGTTACTGGAGGTCTCCTGGCCAGACGGCAAGTCTATCACTCGAACCATTCAGCAGGGTGAAATGAACTCAGTGGTGGAAGTGGCCTATCCCAGTGAAGGGGAAATGTCTGCCAGTGCCATGCAG TGA
- the zfyve27 gene encoding protrudin isoform X3 — MTMHSAGASQDPSQGTGELVHTLSKETPGSPDASELGSPRCIPNFDLLNMVVSYKRMALFLEPVADSVELSRFLLEWKMPLCSLVVCIFLNVFLCTVNEVGWFSVGVVAVSAPAALGYLQDRCGGRASEAELQKRRYHAVHRRDLQTVHLTKQEAMLEVKDLLKHLDDMLSSACQSAEAFYKVLYWDNHTKSTRFYGGMLIVVCLLYVAPVGWVLAGLNSAIFLWNRDFCRVLFDLRKLFHLGHTKATEGLSEEQQQSNLLDRTPTPTSLEDLSPGSVEEAEEAEPDDEFKDAIEETPLVLVEDDDGPLGAPEYDTISENGLLSRNEPIRSKVSKLTEKLRKRYPTTSTGNCSSCNAVFSVLKKRRNCSNCGNSFCSRCCSFKVLRSCMGATAPEAQRETVFVCAACNSLLIKLQ, encoded by the exons ATGACAATGCACAGTGCCGGAGCGTCCCAGGACCCGTCACAGGGTACAGGGGAGCTGGTACACACACTGTCCAAAGAGACCCCCGGGTCTCCAGATGCTTCTGAGTTGGGGAGCCCACGGTGTATACCAAACTTTGACCTCCTCAACATGGTCGTGTCCTATAAGAGAATGGCTCTGTTTCTAGAACCAGTTGCAGATTCAGTGGAGCTGAGCCGCTTCCTGCTCGA ATGGAAGATGCCCCTGTGCTCACTGGTTGTCTGTATATTCCTTAATGTCTTCCTCTGCACTGTTAATGAAG TGGGTTGGTTCTCAGTGGGTGTGGTGGCAGTGTCTGCGCCTGCTGCCTTGGGTTACCTGCAGGACAGGTGTGGGGGCAGAGCCTCAGAAGCTGAGCTCCAGAAGAGGCGCTATCATGCTGTGCACCgcagagacctgcagacagTACATCTCACCAAACAGGAGGCCATGCTGGAAGTAAAAGACCT GTTGAAACACCTGGATGACATGCTGTCCTCTGCCTGTCAGTCAGCAGAAGCTTTTTACAAGGTCCTGTACTGGGATAATCACACCAAGTCAACAAG GTTCTATGGAGGGATGTTAATAGTGGTGTGTCTGCTCTATGTCGCTCCTGTGGGCTGGGTGCTCGCTGGGCTCAACAGCGCCATCTTCCTGTGGAACAGAGACTTCTGCAGAG TTTTGTTCGACCTTAGGAAGCTCTTCCACTTGGGCCACACCAAGGCCACAGAAGGGCTGAGTGAGGAACAGCAACAAAGCAACTTGCTGGACCGGACCCCCACACCAACTAGTCTGGAG GACCTGTCTCCTGGAAGTGTGGAGGAGGCTGAGGAAGCAGAACCTGATGATGAATTTAAGGATGCCATTGAG GAGACCCCTTTGGTCTTAGTG gAGGATGACGATGGGCCTCTTGGAGCCCCGGAGTACGATACCATCTCTGAAAATGGTCTCTTGAGCCGCAACGAACCAATACGCAGCAAGGTGTCCAAACTGACGGAGAAACTGCGCAAACGCTACCCCACCACCAGCACAG GCAACTGTTCTAGCTGCAATGCTGTCTTCTCAGTGCTGAAGAAAAGG AGGAACTGCAGTAACTGTGGCAACAGCTTCTGTTCTCGATGCTGTTCCTTTAAGGTGCTGAGATCTTGCATGGGGGCAACAG ctccagAGGCCCAGAGAGAGAccgtgtttgtttgtgctgcctGTAATTCTCTTCTCATCAAGTTACAGTGA
- the zfyve27 gene encoding protrudin isoform X1 encodes MTMHSAGASQDPSQGTGELVHTLSKETPGSPDASELGSPRCIPNFDLLNMVVSYKRMALFLEPVADSVELSRFLLEWKMPLCSLVVCIFLNVFLCTVNEVGWFSVGVVAVSAPAALGYLQDRCGGRASEAELQKRRYHAVHRRDLQTVHLTKQEAMLEVKDLLKHLDDMLSSACQSAEAFYKVLYWDNHTKSTRFYGGMLIVVCLLYVAPVGWVLAGLNSAIFLWNRDFCRVLFDLRKLFHLGHTKATEGLSEEQQQSNLLDRTPTPTSLEDLSPGSVEEAEEAEPDDEFKDAIEEHSVSLQETPLVLVEDDDGPLGAPEYDTISENGLLSRNEPIRSKVSKLTEKLRKRYPTTSTGNCSSCNAVFSVLKKRRNCSNCGNSFCSRCCSFKVLRSCMGATAPEAQRETVFVCAACNSLLIKLQ; translated from the exons ATGACAATGCACAGTGCCGGAGCGTCCCAGGACCCGTCACAGGGTACAGGGGAGCTGGTACACACACTGTCCAAAGAGACCCCCGGGTCTCCAGATGCTTCTGAGTTGGGGAGCCCACGGTGTATACCAAACTTTGACCTCCTCAACATGGTCGTGTCCTATAAGAGAATGGCTCTGTTTCTAGAACCAGTTGCAGATTCAGTGGAGCTGAGCCGCTTCCTGCTCGA ATGGAAGATGCCCCTGTGCTCACTGGTTGTCTGTATATTCCTTAATGTCTTCCTCTGCACTGTTAATGAAG TGGGTTGGTTCTCAGTGGGTGTGGTGGCAGTGTCTGCGCCTGCTGCCTTGGGTTACCTGCAGGACAGGTGTGGGGGCAGAGCCTCAGAAGCTGAGCTCCAGAAGAGGCGCTATCATGCTGTGCACCgcagagacctgcagacagTACATCTCACCAAACAGGAGGCCATGCTGGAAGTAAAAGACCT GTTGAAACACCTGGATGACATGCTGTCCTCTGCCTGTCAGTCAGCAGAAGCTTTTTACAAGGTCCTGTACTGGGATAATCACACCAAGTCAACAAG GTTCTATGGAGGGATGTTAATAGTGGTGTGTCTGCTCTATGTCGCTCCTGTGGGCTGGGTGCTCGCTGGGCTCAACAGCGCCATCTTCCTGTGGAACAGAGACTTCTGCAGAG TTTTGTTCGACCTTAGGAAGCTCTTCCACTTGGGCCACACCAAGGCCACAGAAGGGCTGAGTGAGGAACAGCAACAAAGCAACTTGCTGGACCGGACCCCCACACCAACTAGTCTGGAG GACCTGTCTCCTGGAAGTGTGGAGGAGGCTGAGGAAGCAGAACCTGATGATGAATTTAAGGATGCCATTGAG GAACATTCAGTTTCGCTGCAG GAGACCCCTTTGGTCTTAGTG gAGGATGACGATGGGCCTCTTGGAGCCCCGGAGTACGATACCATCTCTGAAAATGGTCTCTTGAGCCGCAACGAACCAATACGCAGCAAGGTGTCCAAACTGACGGAGAAACTGCGCAAACGCTACCCCACCACCAGCACAG GCAACTGTTCTAGCTGCAATGCTGTCTTCTCAGTGCTGAAGAAAAGG AGGAACTGCAGTAACTGTGGCAACAGCTTCTGTTCTCGATGCTGTTCCTTTAAGGTGCTGAGATCTTGCATGGGGGCAACAG ctccagAGGCCCAGAGAGAGAccgtgtttgtttgtgctgcctGTAATTCTCTTCTCATCAAGTTACAGTGA
- the r3hcc1l gene encoding coiled-coil domain-containing protein R3HCC1L yields the protein MELEQTKEDSAPIQPTSTPPSQSKRPSQALYVPKQRLHASKDKAQTQGEVKPRPRPRYTDKARKNAKNKKDKAGGEDNAGPVGGEGGGQIQNSDTKPDVKKEGRLQDTDAQVNGQPESTSVETDVTSGLEATSPQEENGEEESWDTLFNDDGDCLDPHLLEELALKEGRKKESVQEPRFDYYNMNRDDDGDEDDDIDLREDELSHIVEIYDFPTEFKSEDLLKLFQCYQQRGFDIKWIDDAHALGLFSSPIAAREALRSKHPLMKLRPLSKSSSATKAIARSCSDYLLPAKERPQTSAALARKLVIGALGVKSNLTKEQRDAERRKLQEAREQKRLAAKQREDAWEGN from the exons ATGGAGTTGGAACAGACGAAAGAAGACAGTGCTCCAATCCAGCCAACATCCACACCTCCCTCTCAGTCAAAGAGGCCAAGTCAGGCTCTGTACGTTCCCAAACAACGACTTCATGCCTCCAAAGACAAAGCTCAGACTCAGGGAGAAGTTAAGCCGAGACCCAGGCCTCGCTACACAGACAAGGCACGAAAGAACGCTAAGAACAAGAAGGACAAGGCTGGAGGGGAAGATAATGCGGGACCTGTTGGAGGAGAAGGCGGAGGTCAGATACAGAACAGTGACACTAAGCCTGATGTGAAGAAGGAAGGGAGGCTACAGGATACAGATGCGCAGGTTAATGGGCAGCCTGAGTCGACCAGTGTGGAGACAGATGTTACCTCAGGGCTGGAAGCAACATCCCCTCAGGAGGAAAATGGGGAAGAGGAGAGCTGGGACACTTTGTTCAACGATGACGGAGATTGTTTGGATCCGCACCTGCTTGAAGAG CTGGCTTTGAAAGAAGGTAGAAAGAAGGAGTCAGTCCAGGAGCCCAGGTTCGATTACTACAACATGAACCGAGATGATGATGGCGATGAAGACGACGACATCGATCTCAGAGAGGATGAACTCTCACACATTGTAGAGATCTATGACTTTCCTACGGAGTTCAAGTCAGAGGACCTTCTCAAGTTATTTCAGTGCTACCA ACAAAGAGGCTTTGACATTAAATGGATTGATGACGCACACGCTCTGGGCCTCTTCTCAAGCCCCATTGCAG CCCGTGAAGCTCTAAGATCCAAACATCCACTGATGAAGTTGCGACCACTCTCCAAATCCTCCTCTGCCACAAAAGCCATAGCCCGTAGCTGCTCAG ACTACCTCCTGCCGGCTAAAGAGAGACCTCAGACGAGTGCAGCACTGGCTCGCAAGCTCGTGATTGGTGCCCTTGGTGTAAAGAGCAACCTGACGAAGGAGCAGCGCgatgcagagaggaggaaactcCAGGAGGCGAGAG AACAAAAGCGCCTGGCAGCCAAACAGAGGGAAGATGCTTGGGAGGGGAACTga